In Candidatus Binatia bacterium, the following proteins share a genomic window:
- the tilS gene encoding tRNA lysidine(34) synthetase TilS, with translation MRRDFAFEWAVLRALRRHVAASAESRLLVAVSGGADSTALLVALDALCRRGELRATLAVAHLNHGLRGAESDADAELVRALAGSLDLPCFVGERTDLGASRANREERARAARYAFLRETARAWGADWTCVAHTRDDQAETVLMRLARGAGPAALAGMSEARGDGILRPLLEQTHADCVEYLRARGVAWREDSSNADETFFRNRVRHRLLPALEAELGVDVRARLVRLAEQLRQESALAEQRIAELLRDAPSGTLPRTTIAAAGVGAPRLVHAWLAASGVRPTSAQVEQVLAVAHGSRPSGEVDLGSGWKVVRRYEALELVEAARLAPPLPVEPAPLEVPGVARVAGWQVTSALRDANEVNVLRSSGQASTLASPAAGSTSPISAWLDLDRLPAPLTVRTPQPGDRVRLAHGRRKLADILIDGRVPRQERKGLAVVTCGDDVVWVPGVVQSIVARADRTSRRLARLDAERVTTIVHAIE, from the coding sequence ATGAGACGAGACTTCGCGTTCGAGTGGGCGGTCCTTCGGGCGCTGCGGCGACACGTCGCGGCGTCGGCGGAAAGCCGCCTGCTCGTCGCGGTCTCGGGCGGCGCCGACTCGACGGCGCTCCTCGTCGCGCTCGACGCGCTCTGCCGCCGCGGCGAGCTGCGCGCGACGCTCGCCGTCGCGCACCTGAACCACGGTCTCCGCGGGGCCGAGAGCGACGCCGACGCGGAGCTCGTGCGCGCGCTCGCGGGCTCGCTCGACCTGCCGTGCTTCGTCGGCGAGCGCACCGACCTCGGCGCTTCGCGCGCCAACCGCGAGGAGCGGGCGCGCGCCGCGCGCTACGCCTTCCTGCGCGAGACGGCGCGCGCCTGGGGCGCCGACTGGACGTGCGTCGCGCACACCCGCGACGATCAGGCGGAGACGGTGCTGATGCGGCTCGCGCGCGGCGCCGGCCCCGCGGCGCTCGCCGGGATGAGCGAGGCGCGCGGCGACGGCATCCTGCGGCCGCTCCTCGAGCAGACGCACGCGGACTGCGTCGAGTATCTGCGCGCGCGCGGCGTCGCCTGGCGTGAGGACTCGTCGAACGCCGACGAGACCTTCTTCCGCAACCGCGTGCGCCACCGCCTGCTGCCGGCGCTCGAGGCCGAGCTCGGGGTGGACGTGCGCGCGCGGCTCGTGCGGCTCGCCGAGCAGCTGCGGCAGGAGAGCGCGCTCGCCGAGCAGCGCATCGCCGAGCTGCTGCGCGACGCGCCTTCCGGGACGCTGCCGCGCACGACGATCGCGGCGGCGGGCGTCGGCGCGCCGCGCCTCGTGCACGCCTGGCTCGCGGCATCCGGCGTGCGCCCGACGAGCGCGCAGGTCGAGCAGGTGCTCGCGGTGGCGCACGGGTCGCGTCCGTCGGGCGAGGTCGACCTCGGCAGCGGCTGGAAGGTCGTGCGGCGCTACGAGGCGCTCGAGCTGGTCGAGGCCGCGCGCCTCGCGCCGCCGCTGCCGGTGGAGCCGGCGCCGCTCGAGGTTCCCGGCGTGGCGCGCGTCGCGGGCTGGCAGGTCACGAGCGCGCTGCGCGACGCCAACGAGGTGAACGTTCTTCGATCGTCGGGGCAGGCGTCGACCCTGGCGTCACCAGCAGCGGGCTCGACGTCGCCGATCTCGGCATGGCTCGACCTCGATCGCCTGCCCGCACCGCTCACGGTTCGCACGCCGCAGCCGGGCGATCGCGTGCGGCTCGCTCACGGGCGGCGCAAGCTTGCCGATATCCTCATCGATGGCCGTGTACCTCGACAGGAAAGGAAGGGGCTCGCCGTGGTGACGTGCGGTGACGACGTCGTTTGGGTGCCGGGGGTGGTGCAGAGCATCGTCGCGCGCGCGGATCGCACGTCACGACGGCTCGCGCGGCTCGACGCCGAGCGCGTCACGACGATCGTGCACGCGATCGAATGA